One genomic region from Vanessa tameamea isolate UH-Manoa-2023 chromosome 14, ilVanTame1 primary haplotype, whole genome shotgun sequence encodes:
- the LOC135193633 gene encoding acyl-CoA Delta(11) desaturase-like: MYIYAGLGITGGAHRLWTHKAYKAKLPLKLFLLIAFASAGQNSLEQWVRDHRVHHKYSDTEADPHDSNRGLFFSHIGWLMMKKNSHVLTRGKQMDMSDITDDSMLRFYNKYFAYFKLVFCYLLPLYVNVHLLGETWRCAVAWQWFIRFLSMFHSELTVNSLAHAYGNRPYNKNIIPRENRFVATCTLGEGWHNYHHAFPFDYKAAEHFDAFNFGTLIIDCFEKIGWAYDLRQATPTMINSIAQRSGDGSPIHFPIPVNASE, encoded by the exons atgtatatttatgcCGGACTCGGTATCACGGGCGGAGCTCACAGATTATGGACACACAAAGCGTATAAAGCAAAACTTCCTCTCAAACTATTTTTACTTATTGCATTTGCAAGCGCAGGTCAG aaTTCCCTGGAACAATGGGTACGCGATCACCGTGTACACCATAAGTACAGCGATACAGAGGCCGACCCGCACGATTCTAATCGCGGCTTGTTCTTCTCTCACATTGGATGGctgatgatgaaaaaaaatagcCACGTATTGACGCGTGGAAAACAAATGGATATGAGCGACATTACTGACGACTCGATGCTCCGATTTTATAACAA ATACTTTGCATACTTCAAACTGGTGTTTTGCTACTTGCTACCGTTGTACGTCAACGTTCACTTATTAGGTGAAACATGGCGATGTGCTGTAGCCTGGCAATGGTTCATCCGTTTCTTAAGCATGTTCCACAGTGAACTCACAGTGAACAGCCTCGCACATGCGTATGGTAACAGGCCTTATAACAA aaaTATCATACCAAGAGAAAACCGGTTCGTAGCCACTTGCACACTCGGCGAAGGTTGGCATAATTACCACCACGCATTTCCCTTCGACTACAAAGCCGCTGAACATTTTGATGCTTTTAATTTTGGAACGTTGATAATTGATTGTTTCGAAAAAATCGGCTGGGCTTATGACTTGCGACAAGCTACTCCAACGATGATCAACTCCATAGCACAGCGATCAGGCGATGGATCTCCCATACATTTTCCGATACCGGTTAATGCATCCGAATAA
- the LOC113398735 gene encoding acyl-CoA Delta(11) desaturase-like: MYIYTGFGITGGAHRLWTHKAYKAKLPLKLFLLIGFASAGQNSLEQWVRDHRVHHKYSDTEADPHDSNRGLFFSHIGWLMMKKNSHVLTRGKQMDMSDITDDSMLRFYNKYFTYFKLAFCYLLPLYVNVHLLGETWRCAIAWQWFIRFLSMFHSELTVNSLAHAYGNRPYNKNIIPRENRFVATCTLGEGWHNYHHAFPFDYKAAEHFDAFNFGTLIIDCFEKIGWAYDLRQATPTMINSIAQRSGDGSPIHFPIPVNASE; this comes from the exons atgtatatttataccgGATTTGGTATCACGGGCGGAGCTCACAGATTATGGACACACAAAGCATATAAAGCAAAACTTCCTCTCAAACTGTTTTTACTTATTGGATTTGCAAGCGCAGGTCAG aaTTCCCTGGAACAATGGGTACGCGATCACCGTGTACACCATAAGTACAGCGATACAGAGGCCGACCCGCACGATTCTAATCGCGGCTTGTTCTTCTCTCACATTGGATGGctgatgatgaaaaaaaatagcCACGTATTGACGCGAGGAAAACAAATGGATATGAGCGACATTACTGACGACTCGATGCTCCGATTTTATAACAA ATACTTTACATACTTCAAACTGGCGTTTTGCTACTTGCTACCGTTGTACGTCAACGTTCACTTATTAGGTGAAACATGGCGATGTGCTATAGCCTGGCAATGGTTCATCCGTTTCTTAAGCATGTTCCACAGTGAACTCACAGTGAACAGCCTCGCACATGCGTATGGTAACAGGCCTTATAACAA aaaTATCATACCAAGAGAAAACCGGTTCGTAGCCACTTGCACACTCGGCGAAGGTTGGCATAATTACCACCACGCATTTCCCTTCGACTACAAAGCCGCTGAGCATTTTGATGCTTTTAATTTTGGAACGTTGATAATTGATTGTTTCGAAAAAATCGGCTGGGCTTATGACTTACGACAAGCTACTCCAACGATGATCAACTCCATAGCACAGCGATCAGGCGATGGATCTCCCATACATTTTCCGATACCGGTTAATGCATCCGAATAA